The DNA sequence AATTGATTAATATATAAATGTTCCACTCCCTACATTTCCTTTTCCAGATAACTTCATATGATGATAGCTTTTATAATGAAACCACCTGCCTGTCCAACTTGTAGGCCTGAATCACAAATTGGTAACAGTGCTTTTCAGGCCATAAATGTGTTCCCAGTGAACGATATTGTTACCACTACTGGAAGCAGTAATGATAGATGGTTCACATCTTGGATTTAGGAAAAAGAGCTTCAGAGTTCTACTTGTGGCTTTCAATAAAACTAGAGCCCTGGTACCCCTCATATTAAAACTTAATCGCAATTCTTAAACCACTATATAAGTTACTGAGTCATTGTTTCTCAGTATTAGCACAGTGCAATCCACTTAATGCAGAATGTTTTGTGCAACACACTCACGTCCTTTCTCCATGGAGGCATTCGACCTCATTCTCTGGCAAGTTTCAAGTTTATGCTAACCTGGATCTGATGTGACGTCTCATTTTGTGAGTCCAccatatatgcagaaaatataatttttcttttttaggtTAGTGTACTGATACTGATGAGCACAGTTATCAATACAGCCCATGGAGAAATTAAAGAGGAAAACACAGAGAGAATGCACCACAATTGCCAAACCCAAGCTGGAATGCAAGAGAATACCGGGTTTCCTGAGAATGTGAAGATTCATATTCGCACTGGACGCATAGAATCAGTCAAGATCCATCCTAATGTTAGGAATAAATCCCTCTCTCCATGGGACTACAggtaatgtatatatttttatttatataacagtATCAGCTTCGATTTAGTGTGTAAATTATTGCTTCCCAGGTTATCTGATGGTCTGGATCAAAAGTTGTTCTTCTCCAGCATGTCATGGACTGGTTCCATTTTTGGCCCATTCATTACTGCTGTCCTTTACTTGCCTGGAAAAGTGCTGCTTATGGCTTAGGTACCAGCACTGTAAATGACAAATATGTTGTACTTCTTCATTACTTCAAAATGTCTGGTGCAAGACCTGTTAAATGTTGGAAGCTGGAACACAACTGTGTTCTTGTCAAATTAAGATGCttgccaatttttaaaagaaaccgtCTTATACTGTATTGAGTCAGATGTCTCTTAAGAATTTCAAGCAGGATTCTTTCCAGTCCTTTCAAGGAAATACCTGGTATTCTCTGGTGTCCTCCTTTCCAAGTGATATGGCTTTGTACAATTAATTtttggcctattacagactgccaaaataaagctgcttcgggtctctttggaggtacgttatttaaatgatgcgccatggaggttgcgccaaagccacactccattcctaagcactggagtgcagctttggtgcagcttccagattcttaggatgcatgcatcatttaaacagcatacctccaaagagaccccaagcagctttattttggcagtctgtaacaggcctttgattctCTAAATAGGGTGGGAGGCCAATTTGTGTCATCTACAAGCATAGGATGTGCCCCCCATTGGTAGCTAGATTTAGCTGACTTACACTGATCTATCTTCCCACCCTGCAAACAGCTTTCAGTGTTTCTTATACTTTGATGAATAAACAGTTCAGCAGTCCTATGGACTtacttttctttgtgtgtgtgtgtgtgtgtgtgtgttaatttacAGAATTAATGAAGACCCCAATAGATTTCCTCATGTGATTGCTGAAGCCAAGTGCCGCCATGATGTCTGTCTGGATTTCACAGGGCGGGCTTTATATCATGGCATGAACTCTGTTCCCATTCAACAGGAGATCTTAGTACTCAAACGTAAGCAAATTGGCTGCCAGCAAACCTACTCATTGGAAAAACAATTGGTTACTGTTGGCTGTACCTGTATCATTCCAACTATCATTGCCTACCCTACAAAGGGTGGCCGAAAACGCAGAGAGCTGACCTATGGGGGTAAACAGTCcactgctggcagaaagagacaGCATATACAGAACACACTTGGATGATTGTAAATAAATGGTCCCCTAGATATGCACAAATAAGGATCATCAGATACTACTGGGGTTATGGTagcatttaatttgttttcttacTTGAAAGTGTAATTGTAAAACTGATGCATTTTCCTTTGTCCTTAAACGCCAAATCTTTTTTCTACTGAAAGCCTGCTCATTTGCAGCTATCAAATGTATAGATATCTTGTTCTGCACTGAGTTTGAAGGCCTTTACACCATATTGTTGATTTGTCTTGTTGGTATAAATATCATATGTGtttatacacatgtgaaatgTGAAACTCAAGAAGACCTAAAGCAGAATATGTTGTCATTAGTATTTATAACTCTTAtttatataattgtatttataCATCTGCAAAAGCATCATTCAAAACATTgtagtttatttgtatttattcaaTAATTTATATAATGAATAAAAAGACAaaagtgttaattttttttttaaatagctgtttCTTTTGTGATGAAAAGAATTAAACTGTATTGAATTTTGAGAAGCCCATCTACTTGGCCAGAGGCTTGTTTGGAGCATTATGGAGAGACCTAAGAATCTGGAGGCTGCTTGTTTTTTGATATACATAAGCAAGAAGAAGGCTTTGACATTTAGTTCTCTCTATTTTCTGCATTTCAGTTGCACAACCATAAAATAAATGCCTTCCCTTAACATGCATCTGTGTGCTTGCCCAGTCACCAGGGGTTAACTACCCCAAAGATGAAGAGGGTACAGTAGAAATCCAGCTTCCCCAATTTGTCCCACCCAACCAACACTACCTCTTACTGCCTAAGACCCAGCTATAATATTTTCCATATACATATTCTGTGCCTCCATATGAAATCAGCAGATgtcaagagaaggaaagaagcacACAGGAAAGCACTAGGGGTGCATTATCCATTAGGCACTTTAGCATGTATGAAAActtgattaacaacaacaaaaaatacagcaATAAGGAAGAAAAACCAAATTTCAAAATAAAGGTATTTTAGATTTTCATTCACAAAAATTAGAAATAGaaattataaaaaatagaaatatgttTATTAAACAATAATTCttgaaaacataaataattgCACATCACATTTGTTATATAAAATTGACACTGAACATATAAGATTGGTTGGTAAGATATATTTACTTTGCAACATTGTTATCTCCAAATTCTCTTATAATTTAGGCAATGTGgagttgttttaatattttgactGAAATAAACCAGATCGTAAATTATTTTTCTATATGATTTAATGATGAAAATCCTTGTTCATCTTCTGCATTCATCCCCAAAATTGATAAGTAAATTTGAAGGGTAACCTTTGTATTCAGGAAGTTTGAAACTAGATTTTGTTTAATTTGTGCTGACAATAATTCTGATACTGTTTTGTACTCcacaaataattttgaaaatagGAAAA is a window from the Sceloporus undulatus isolate JIND9_A2432 ecotype Alabama chromosome 1, SceUnd_v1.1, whole genome shotgun sequence genome containing:
- the LOC121925635 gene encoding interleukin-17F-like, with translation YRAIVLVLILMSTVINTAHGEIKEENTERMHHNCQTQAGMQENTGFPENVKIHIRTGRIESVKIHPNVRNKSLSPWDYRINEDPNRFPHVIAEAKCRHDVCLDFTGRALYHGMNSVPIQQEILVLKRKQIGCQQTYSLEKQLVTVGCTCIIPTIIAYPTKGGRKRRELTYGGKQSTAGRKRQHIQNTLG